One window of Athalia rosae chromosome 4, iyAthRosa1.1, whole genome shotgun sequence genomic DNA carries:
- the LOC105692732 gene encoding kielin/chordin-like protein produces the protein MQDFKKSFYLSLAALVIISISEIAGYPNPSEPSGDKSQTASANVTNSTDVECPGIPKSYYDELGCRPVFKNPEDRCPVRYTCANFEEADTEMCHFRGESIAPGTTLNDTGNPCDIDCTCTLEEPSPGFNVSKMAVFRCPVVDCPLEEQSSYDENGELLKCVPKKSHDECCASETVCIDDADDDDDNNSNETRSVTDTKNADAKNSTGPEPKKLAKCVTADNKTYVEGQEFYLEDQPCKVCICQPGYTAGESGEPWCREVRCGSVIEHTRQIREGCVPVYYNTSRCCPIAFHCPDENDKVISNVPTKIAPKPDESCKFGENILRIDDKLAPRPTEKCIECECQVPPYLLCHMKPDC, from the exons ATGCAGGACTTCAAGAAGTCGTTTTACCTCAGCCTAGCAGCTCTGGTTATTATCTCGATCAGTGAAATCGCGGGGTATCCAAATCCGAGCGAACCATCAG GTGATAAGTCACAGACGGCTTCTGCAAATGTGACCAATTCAACGGACGTCGAATGCCCAGGAATTCCTAAAAGTTATTACGACGAATTGGGCTGCAGACCAGTTTTCAAAAATCCCGAGGACCGATGCCCCGTTCGTTATACCTGTG CGAATTTTGAAGAGGCCGATACTGAAATGTGTCATTTTCGCGGTGAATCAATTGCGCCTGGTACAACGTTGAACGACACCGGAAACCCTTGCGACATCGACTGTACCTGTACCCTAGAGGAACCGTCACCTGGATTCAACGTTTCAAA AATGGCCGTATTCAGGTGCCCCGTAGTCGACTGTCCTCTGGAGGAACAATCTTCCTACGACGAAAATGGAGAACTGCTTAAATGCGTACCGAAAAAAAGTCACGACGAATGCTGCGCTTCGGAAACTGTTTGCA TCGACGACgccgatgacgacgatgacaatAACAGCAACGAGACAAGAAGTGTGACTGACACGAAGAATGCCGATGCAAAAAATTCGACTGGACCAGAACCCAAAAAATTAGCGAAGTGCGTAACAGCAGACAACAAAACGTACGTGGAGGGTCAGGAATTTTATCTGGAGGATCAACCTTGCAAAGTTTGCATTTGTCAGCCCGGATATACAG CCGGAGAATCTGGAGAGCCGTGGTGCCGGGAAGTACGATGTGGTTCCGTTATAGAACACACCAGACAAATTCGAGAGGGATGTGTTCCCGTTTACTACAACACGAGTCGTTGCTGTCCAATTGCATTCCATTGCC CCGATGAAAACGACAAGGTAATCTCAAACGTACCCACGAAAATCGCGCCGAAGCCAG ACGAATCCTGTAAATTCGGTGAGAACATCCTGAGAATCGACGATAAACTTGCCCCGAGGCCAACAGAGAAATGCATAGAATGCGAGTGCCAGGTGCCGCCATACTTGCTCTGCCACATGAAACCTGACTGCTAA